TGCTCGCCGCGATCCCGGGCGACCCGATCTCGGCCCAGCTCGACAACCCGCAGGCCGGGTACACCGAGGAGGAGAAGGCGCAGATCCGGGCCTACCACGGCCTGGACCAGCCGGTGCTCGTCCAGCTCGTCGTCTCGCTGGTCCATGCCCTCCAGGGCGATCTGGGCACGTCGCTGGCGACCTCGCAGCCGGTCACCGCGATGCTCGGCGCCGCGATCCCCTCCACCCTGGCGCTGGCCTCCACCGCCCTCGTGCTCGCCGTGGCGATCGCCGCGGTGCTGGGCCTGCTCTCCCGGGTCCTGCCCGAGGGGCGGGCGAACTCGCTGGTCCGCTCCGTGCCGACCCTGTTCCTGTCCACCCCGAACTTCCTCATCGGCCTCGTGCTGATCCAGGTGCTCGCGGTGAACCTGGGCCTGTTCAGCCTGGTGGACTCCGAGAGCCCCGGCTCCACCCTCGCCGCGGCGCTCACCCTCGCGATCCCGGTCTCCGCCCAGATCGCGCAGGTGTTCATCACGGCGCTGGACGAGGCCGCCGGCCAGGACTACGCCGAGGTCGCGCTCGCCCGCGGCCTGCCGCCCGCGCAGGTCGTGGTCCGCCACCTGCTGCGCCCCTCCCTCCTGCCGACCGTGACCGTGATCGGCCTCGTGCTCGGCGAGGTGCTCGGCGGCTCCCTGATCACCGAGACGATCTTCGGCCGCACCGGCGTGGGCACCGTGGTGCAGAAGGCCGTGGCCGCCCAGGACGTGCCCGTGCTGCTGATCGCCGTGGTGCTCTCCGCCGCCGTGTTCGTGGTGGTGAACCTCGTGATCGACCTGCTCTACCCGCTGCTGGACCCGCGCCTGCGCACCGCGAAGGAGGCCCGCTGATGAGCGCCGCCGTTCTCACCCCCGGCGTCCGCGCCGCCGCCCGCTCCCGTGCCGCGACCGGCACCCGCCCGCCGCTGTCCGTGCTGCTCTCCGCCGCGGTGCTGCTGGTGGTGCTCGCCTGGTCGCTCGCCCCGGGGCTGCTGA
This genomic interval from Brachybacterium aquaticum contains the following:
- a CDS encoding ABC transporter permease, producing the protein MSTLSPTAPDGPTGALAPAAPSAAARTARRYAGFAARRTGQALIVILLAYVLVFLVLAAIPGDPISAQLDNPQAGYTEEEKAQIRAYHGLDQPVLVQLVVSLVHALQGDLGTSLATSQPVTAMLGAAIPSTLALASTALVLAVAIAAVLGLLSRVLPEGRANSLVRSVPTLFLSTPNFLIGLVLIQVLAVNLGLFSLVDSESPGSTLAAALTLAIPVSAQIAQVFITALDEAAGQDYAEVALARGLPPAQVVVRHLLRPSLLPTVTVIGLVLGEVLGGSLITETIFGRTGVGTVVQKAVAAQDVPVLLIAVVLSAAVFVVVNLVIDLLYPLLDPRLRTAKEAR